A stretch of Ipomoea triloba cultivar NCNSP0323 chromosome 13, ASM357664v1 DNA encodes these proteins:
- the LOC116000857 gene encoding potassium channel AKT1-like isoform X2 encodes MLRLWRLRRVSALFARLEKDRNFNYFWVRCAKLICVTLFAVHCAGCFYYLLAASYRDPKKTWIGASMDDFLHRSLWIRYVTSIYWSITTLTTVGYGDLHAENTREMIFDIFYMLFNLGLTAYLIGNMTNLVVHGTSKTRRFRDTIQAASSFAQRNRLPARLQDQMLAHLCLKFRTDSEGLQQQETLDSLPKAIRSSISHFLFYSMVDKVYLFRGVSNDLLFQLVSEMKAEYFPPKEDVILQNEAPTDFYILVTGAVDLLVYKNGAEQHVGEAKAGDLCGEIGVLCYRPQLFTVRTKRLSQLLRMNRTAFLNIIQANVGDGTIIMNNLLQHLKDMRDPIMEGVLLETENMLARGRMDLPLTLCFATLRGDDLLLHHLLKRGLDPNESDNNGRTALHIAAAKGYENCVLLLLDFGADPNSRDSEGSVPLWEAIMGKHESVARLLADNGAKLSSGDVGQFACTAAEQNNLELLREILRRGGDVTLPRSNGSTALHVAVCEGNVEIVKYLLGQGADIYKADSYGWTPRDLAEQQGHEEITALFESHKEAKAAQPHATTVTEDRPGVRFLGRFKSEPTILPASHSSSPFPTTDGSWGRSSRPRRRTNNFHNSLFGIMSAAQNGDQPLLYSVKEDTPAATEQTYAARVIVSCPERGDVAGKVVSLPKTFHELLQIGVKKYGFLPAKVVSKEGAEIEDIELIRDDDHIVFVSENRTTEDSHQTGEL; translated from the exons ATGCTTCGCCTCTGGCGTCTCCGTAGGGTTAGTGCTTTATTTGCCAG ATTGGAGAAAGATAGGAACTTCAATTATTTCTGGGTTCGTTGTGCAAAGCTTATTTGT GTCACTCTTTTTGCTGTTCATTGCGCGGGGTGCTTCTATTATCTACTTGCTGCTAGCTATCGTGACCCGAAGAAGACATGGATAGGGGCATCCATGGATGACTTCCTTCACCGAAGCCTATGGATTCGTTATGTTACTTCTATATATTGGTCTATCACAACTCTCACCACTGTTGGTTATGGTGACCTGCATGCCGAGAATACTAGGGAGATGATATTTGACATTTTCTACATGCTTTTCAACTTGGGGCTCACAGCTTACTTAATAGGTAACATGACTAATTTGGTCGTCCATGGTACGAGCAAGACAAGGCGATTT AGAGATACGATTCAAGCTGCCTCGAGTTTTGCCCAAAGGAATCGTTTACCTGCTCGCCTTCAAGATCAGATGCTCGCGCACTTGTGCTTAAAGTTTAGGACAGACTCCGAGGGGCTCCAGCAGCAAGAGACTCTCGATTCTCTTCCCAAAGCCATCAGGTCAAGCATATCGCACTTTCTCTTCTATTCCATGGTCGACAAGGTCTATCTTTTTCGGGGAGTATCAAATGATTTGCTCTTCCAGTTG GTCTCGGAGATGAAAGCAGAGTACTTCCCCCCAAAAGAAGATGTAATTCTGCAAAATGAAGCACCCACAGACTTCTATATCCTTGTGACTGGAGCTGTG GATCTTCTGGTCTATAAAAATGGAGCTGAACAG CATGTAGGGGAGGCGAAAGCGGGTGATCTCTGTGGCGAGATTGGGGTTCTTTGTTATAGGCCTCAGCTATTCACAGTCCGTACAAAGCGATTGAGTCAGCTTCTGCGTATGAACCGCACTGCATTTCTGAATATTATTCAGGCTAATGTTGGGGATGGAACCATAATCATGAACAATCTTCTTCAG CATCTGAAGGACATGAGGGATCCAATTATGGAAGGAGTTCTCTTAGAGACAGAGAACATGTTAGCCCGCGGAAGAATGGACCTTCCTCTTACCCTCTGCTTCGCGACGCTCAGAGGAGACGATCTGCTATTGCATCACTTGTTGAAGCGTGGCCTCGATCCAAATGAATCCGACAACAACGGGAGAACAGCTCTT CATATAGCAGCAGCTAAAGGATATGAAAActgtgttcttcttcttctggaCTTTGGAGCTGATCCCAACAGCAGAG ATTCTGAAGGGAGTGTGCCATTGTGGGAGGCCATCATGGGAAAACATGAATCTGTGGCCAGGCTATTGGCAGACAACGGCGCTAAATTATCCTCGGGTGATGTTGGTCAATTCGCGTGCACTGCAGCCGAGCAGAACAACCTGGAACTACTCAGAGAGATTCTTCGTCGCGGTGGGGATGTAACGCTCCCCAGAAGCAATGGTTCCACAGCCCTCCATGTCGCTGTATGTGAAGGCAATGTCGAGATAGTGAAGTACTTGTTAGGCCAGGGGGCTGATATCTACAAAGCAGATAGCTATGGGTGGACTCCAAGGGACCTAGCTGAGCAACAAGGGCATGAAGAAATCACAGCACTGTTTGAATCCCATAAAGAGGCCAAGGCGGCTCAACCCCATGCAACAACAGTTACTGAAGACCGGCCTGGGGTTCGCTTTCTTGGGAGGTTCAAAAGCGAGCCAACAATCCTCCCGGCCTCACACTCGTCGTCCCCTTTTCCAACAACAGACGGATCCTGGGGGCGATCGTCGCGCCCTAGGCGCAGGACTAACAACTTCCACAACTCTTTGTTTGGAATAATGTCGGCTGCTCAAAACGGGGACCAACCCTTGCTTTATTCTGTGAAAGAGGATACACCTGCTGCCACTGAACAGACATATGCAGCTAGAGTGATTGTTAGTTGCCCCGAGAGAGGAGATGTCGCGGGGAAGGTTGTGTCGCTCCCTAAAACCTTCCATGAGCTGCTCCAGATTGGTGTTAAGAAGTATGGGTTTTTGCCTGCCAAAGTTGTGAGCAAAGAGGGAGCAGAAATAGAAGATATAGAGTTGATCAGAGATGATGATCATATAGTTTTTGTTAGTGAAAATAGAACTACAGAGGACAGTCACCAAACTGGTGAATTGTGA
- the LOC116000857 gene encoding potassium channel AKT1-like isoform X1, which yields MADILSNRRGVFGVSMCGAAEEIEQLSRDGSQFSLSTGILPSLGARSNRRVKLRKSIISPYDHRYRVWETFLVVLVIYTAWVSPFEFGFLKKPEGPLSIADNVVNGFFAIDIVLTFFVAYLDRTTYLLIDSPKQIAWRYASTWLAFDVISTIPSELARKISPKPLRSYGLFNMLRLWRLRRVSALFARLEKDRNFNYFWVRCAKLICVTLFAVHCAGCFYYLLAASYRDPKKTWIGASMDDFLHRSLWIRYVTSIYWSITTLTTVGYGDLHAENTREMIFDIFYMLFNLGLTAYLIGNMTNLVVHGTSKTRRFRDTIQAASSFAQRNRLPARLQDQMLAHLCLKFRTDSEGLQQQETLDSLPKAIRSSISHFLFYSMVDKVYLFRGVSNDLLFQLVSEMKAEYFPPKEDVILQNEAPTDFYILVTGAVDLLVYKNGAEQHVGEAKAGDLCGEIGVLCYRPQLFTVRTKRLSQLLRMNRTAFLNIIQANVGDGTIIMNNLLQHLKDMRDPIMEGVLLETENMLARGRMDLPLTLCFATLRGDDLLLHHLLKRGLDPNESDNNGRTALHIAAAKGYENCVLLLLDFGADPNSRDSEGSVPLWEAIMGKHESVARLLADNGAKLSSGDVGQFACTAAEQNNLELLREILRRGGDVTLPRSNGSTALHVAVCEGNVEIVKYLLGQGADIYKADSYGWTPRDLAEQQGHEEITALFESHKEAKAAQPHATTVTEDRPGVRFLGRFKSEPTILPASHSSSPFPTTDGSWGRSSRPRRRTNNFHNSLFGIMSAAQNGDQPLLYSVKEDTPAATEQTYAARVIVSCPERGDVAGKVVSLPKTFHELLQIGVKKYGFLPAKVVSKEGAEIEDIELIRDDDHIVFVSENRTTEDSHQTGEL from the exons ATGGCGGATATTCTTAGCAACAGGAGAGGCGTTTTCGGGGTTTCTATGTGCGGCGCCGCCGAGGAAATCGAGCAATTATCGAGAGACGGCAGCCAGTTCAGCCTCTCCACCGGAATCCTCCCCTCCCTCGGCGCTCGGAGCAACCGCAGAGTCAAGCTCCGCAAGTCCATAATCTCCCCCTACGACCACCGCTACAG GGTATGGGAGACCTTTCTGGTTGTTCTGGTCATCTATACTGCTTGGGTGTCTCCTTTTGAGTTCGGTTTTCTTAAAAAACCAGAAGGACCACTGTCAATTGCTGATAACGTTGTGAATGGATTCTTTGCGATTGATATTGTGCTCACCTTCTTTGTAGCATACCTGGATAGAACCACATATCTTCTGATTGATAGCCCGAAACAGATTGCTTGGAGATATGCAAGTACTTGGTTGGCATTTGATGTCATATCCACAATCCCTTCAGAACTGGCTAGGAAAATTTCTCCAAAACCTCTACGCTCATATGGCTTATTCAATATGCTTCGCCTCTGGCGTCTCCGTAGGGTTAGTGCTTTATTTGCCAG ATTGGAGAAAGATAGGAACTTCAATTATTTCTGGGTTCGTTGTGCAAAGCTTATTTGT GTCACTCTTTTTGCTGTTCATTGCGCGGGGTGCTTCTATTATCTACTTGCTGCTAGCTATCGTGACCCGAAGAAGACATGGATAGGGGCATCCATGGATGACTTCCTTCACCGAAGCCTATGGATTCGTTATGTTACTTCTATATATTGGTCTATCACAACTCTCACCACTGTTGGTTATGGTGACCTGCATGCCGAGAATACTAGGGAGATGATATTTGACATTTTCTACATGCTTTTCAACTTGGGGCTCACAGCTTACTTAATAGGTAACATGACTAATTTGGTCGTCCATGGTACGAGCAAGACAAGGCGATTT AGAGATACGATTCAAGCTGCCTCGAGTTTTGCCCAAAGGAATCGTTTACCTGCTCGCCTTCAAGATCAGATGCTCGCGCACTTGTGCTTAAAGTTTAGGACAGACTCCGAGGGGCTCCAGCAGCAAGAGACTCTCGATTCTCTTCCCAAAGCCATCAGGTCAAGCATATCGCACTTTCTCTTCTATTCCATGGTCGACAAGGTCTATCTTTTTCGGGGAGTATCAAATGATTTGCTCTTCCAGTTG GTCTCGGAGATGAAAGCAGAGTACTTCCCCCCAAAAGAAGATGTAATTCTGCAAAATGAAGCACCCACAGACTTCTATATCCTTGTGACTGGAGCTGTG GATCTTCTGGTCTATAAAAATGGAGCTGAACAG CATGTAGGGGAGGCGAAAGCGGGTGATCTCTGTGGCGAGATTGGGGTTCTTTGTTATAGGCCTCAGCTATTCACAGTCCGTACAAAGCGATTGAGTCAGCTTCTGCGTATGAACCGCACTGCATTTCTGAATATTATTCAGGCTAATGTTGGGGATGGAACCATAATCATGAACAATCTTCTTCAG CATCTGAAGGACATGAGGGATCCAATTATGGAAGGAGTTCTCTTAGAGACAGAGAACATGTTAGCCCGCGGAAGAATGGACCTTCCTCTTACCCTCTGCTTCGCGACGCTCAGAGGAGACGATCTGCTATTGCATCACTTGTTGAAGCGTGGCCTCGATCCAAATGAATCCGACAACAACGGGAGAACAGCTCTT CATATAGCAGCAGCTAAAGGATATGAAAActgtgttcttcttcttctggaCTTTGGAGCTGATCCCAACAGCAGAG ATTCTGAAGGGAGTGTGCCATTGTGGGAGGCCATCATGGGAAAACATGAATCTGTGGCCAGGCTATTGGCAGACAACGGCGCTAAATTATCCTCGGGTGATGTTGGTCAATTCGCGTGCACTGCAGCCGAGCAGAACAACCTGGAACTACTCAGAGAGATTCTTCGTCGCGGTGGGGATGTAACGCTCCCCAGAAGCAATGGTTCCACAGCCCTCCATGTCGCTGTATGTGAAGGCAATGTCGAGATAGTGAAGTACTTGTTAGGCCAGGGGGCTGATATCTACAAAGCAGATAGCTATGGGTGGACTCCAAGGGACCTAGCTGAGCAACAAGGGCATGAAGAAATCACAGCACTGTTTGAATCCCATAAAGAGGCCAAGGCGGCTCAACCCCATGCAACAACAGTTACTGAAGACCGGCCTGGGGTTCGCTTTCTTGGGAGGTTCAAAAGCGAGCCAACAATCCTCCCGGCCTCACACTCGTCGTCCCCTTTTCCAACAACAGACGGATCCTGGGGGCGATCGTCGCGCCCTAGGCGCAGGACTAACAACTTCCACAACTCTTTGTTTGGAATAATGTCGGCTGCTCAAAACGGGGACCAACCCTTGCTTTATTCTGTGAAAGAGGATACACCTGCTGCCACTGAACAGACATATGCAGCTAGAGTGATTGTTAGTTGCCCCGAGAGAGGAGATGTCGCGGGGAAGGTTGTGTCGCTCCCTAAAACCTTCCATGAGCTGCTCCAGATTGGTGTTAAGAAGTATGGGTTTTTGCCTGCCAAAGTTGTGAGCAAAGAGGGAGCAGAAATAGAAGATATAGAGTTGATCAGAGATGATGATCATATAGTTTTTGTTAGTGAAAATAGAACTACAGAGGACAGTCACCAAACTGGTGAATTGTGA